Within Xanthomonas oryzae pv. oryzae, the genomic segment CCGCCTGCAACTGCATGGGCCTGGGCGCGAGATGCGCATGGCCATGGCGGATATCGACCTCGAATTTCTCAACGCTGCTGCGGCGCCGGATCACCGGCGATGCGCTGATCCAGGCGCGCGTCTGCGCGTCGACCAAGCCCAGCGCTGCGGCACGCAAATGGAGGAAATTGGCGACGCCGGTGGTAAGCAGGCTGTCCGGTGCCACGAACACGCCGTCTTCGGAGAGGACCTCCAGGCCATGCAGCAGGCTGTGCAAGGCCAGCGTCGATTTGCCCGCACCGCTGGCGCCAAGCAGCAACACGCTACGGCCGCGTTGACCGACGCAGGCGCCATGCAGCGGCACCAGCCCGATGCCACGTGCGGCCAGCAGGAACACGGCAAATTCGATCAACTCGTAACGCAGGTGATACGCGTGGGCGAGCATGTCTTCGGACACCACCAGCATTGCGTGGCGCTGCGGCACCGACAGCATCAGGTAATTGCAGGCATCAATGACGCCGCACAACAGGCCACCACTGGCGTGCGTGCGTACCGCCGGCGGTTCTGCATCGATGCTGCCGGGCGCACGCGGCAGCAGGTCCAGCGTGACATGAAATTCCGGCGCGCCCGGCAAGCGATGCGCGGGCAAGCCGGCATAGGCAGCATCGACCAGTGCCAGTAGCGCTTCGCTATCGCTTTGAAAGTGGAACAGCGCGCCAAGAATCTGCCGACGCACGGTCAAGCGCCGTGGACGCTGTTCGCCGAACGGATCTTCCGCCACTGCAGCCCCAGTTGCGATAGCCGTTGTGCCACCGCTCAACGGCGTGTGTTGCGCCCATGTGGCCGACTGCGGCATGCCTGTATCCAATGCACTGAATCAGCCGGTGTGTGTCGCTTCTCTAGCGAAAGGTTGCATCACCTGTTGCCGTGCCTGCGCACAACGCTACGCAACCAAAGGCGCCCGCGTGCGCACCTACTGCCGAGCCGAATGCCGGTGTCCGCGCACGCCGCCGCTGCGCTCACCTGGCGACAGAACGAGAGCCTTGTGCAGATGCTAAATATCCAGGTCAGTCATTCGTATTTCCTGCGTTACGACCCCAAGCAATGGGAGCGCGGCAAGCCCTATCCCCCATTGGCCACGCTGCAGATCGCTGCGCTGCTGCGCGAACGCGGGCATGCGTTGAGTCTGTTCGATGCGATGCTGGCCGACGATGTGGAGGACTACACCCCTGCCCTGCGTGCGGCGCAGCCGGATCTGGTGGTGTTCTACGAAGACAACTTCAACTTCCTCACCAAGATGTGCCTGAGCCGCATGCGGGACGCTGCATGCCGCATGATCGGGCAAGCCCGCGCGGCCGGTTGCCGCGTGTTGGTGGCAGGCTCGGATGCCTCCGACAACCCGGATGTCTTCCTGGCTGCAGGCGCGCATGCGGTGTTGATCGGTGAAGGCATCGCCCCGTTGATCACCTTGCTTGCGCGCGTCGAAGCGCAGCCGGACATCGCCACCGATCAATGGCTGGCAGGCGTGGCGCAGATTGCCACCAGCCAACCTGCGGTTGCGCGTGTGCATCCCGGCGCGCAACCGCCGGACGCACGCCTGAGCGGCCTGCCGGCATGGGATCTGGTCGACATGCCGCGTTACCAGCGCTTCTGGCAGCAACGGCATGGCTACTCCAGCCTGAACATGGCGGCCTCGCGCGGCTGTCCGTTCCGTTGCAACTGGTGCGCCAAGCCGATCTGGGGCAATCACTACAAGCGCCGCGGCGCCGAAGAGGTGGCCACGGAAATGATTCACCTCAAACGCCGTTTTCAGCCCGACCATATCTGGATGGCCGATGACATCTTCGGCTTCCACATCGATTGGGTGGAGACGTTTGCGCAGCGGTTGAGCGATGCCGATGGCGCGATTCCCTTCACCATCCAGACCCGCGCCGACCTTGCCAGCGAACGCATGGCCGCAGCGCTGGCTCGCGCTGGTTGCATGGAAGCCTGGATCGGTGCCGAAAGCGGCAGCCAACGCATTCTCGACAAGATGACCAAGGGAACGCAGGTTGGTGAAGTGATCGCTGCGCGTGAGCGCCTGGGTGCGCAGGGCATCCGCGTAGGTTTCTTTATCCAGCTCGGCTATCTGGGCGAAGAGCTCGACGACATTCTGGCCACGCGAGCACTGGTAACGCAGGCCAATCCGGACATCATCGGCGTCAGTGTGTCGTATCCCCTGCCAGGCACAAAATTCTACGAAGAAGTGAAAAATCAGCTCGGCAGCAAAACCCATTGGCAGGATAGCGACGACCTGGCGATGATGTTCCGTGGCGCTTACGATTCCGAGTTCTACCGCAGCGTGCGCGATCTGTTGCACACGCAGGTCGATCTACAACACGCACGCGCCACGATGACGGCCAGTGCATTTGCGCAGGCATCGGAACAGCTGGAAGCACGCTGGTCCGCCTTGATCGCCAGCGAAGGTCAGCACCGCACCGAGCCGCTGATCCACTGTGCTGCGCGTTAGCCACGGCAATTGGCCACCGTACTGGTGCGCTAGCCCTCGCCTGCTCTCACGTTGTTTCCTCCATCGTTTCGCCTGACCGGACCACACGCATGCAGCCCTCCCTTCGCATTATCAAGCACTGCCTGTACACCGCGACTGAGCGGCTGGCGCAGGAGCTGGCCCAGCCGGGCGATGCATTGCCGCAATGGGACCGGCTGCAATGGCAGCTGGCGGCGGCGGCAGCGGCGGCACATGGCGTGTCGCCGCTGCTGCAGCGCCGCTCGTTGTGGCAGAACGCCGAATGGAACACCTTCCTGAGCGAGCAGCGTGGCCATGTCGAAGACCGCCATCGGCGCATCGCGCTGTTGCTGACCCGTATCGATGCCGCTGCGCGCGGTGCCGGCATCGCACTGGTGGGCCTGAAAGGCACTGCGCTGCATCGACTGGGCGTGTATCTGCCCGGCGACCGCCCAATGGCCGATATCGATCTGCTGGTGGAGCCGGAAGACGCGCCTGCGGCGGCCACGCTGTTGTGCGAACTCGGTTATGTCGCTTCTTTCGAACAATGGAAGCATCAGGTGTTCAAGCCGATGCAGGGCGAGGCTGTTGCCGGGTTGGGCGAACACCGCGATGCGCCGATCAATATCGAGTTGCATACGCGCATCCAGGAACGTTTGCCGGTGCGCAGTGTGGAGATCACTGCCCGGATCCGGCCGGAGCGCCCGCAACCGGGTTTGAACCCCTATCCGTCCATCGGTGCATTGATGTGTCACTTGCTGCTGCACGCGGCCGGCGGTATCTGTCACCGCAGTATTCGCCTGATGCATTTGCATGATCTTGCCTTGCTGGCCACGCGCATGGGTCCGCGCGATTGGGAAGAATTGTGGGAAGACGCCTCCATGCCACCGTGGTGGGCGCTGCCGCCATTGCTGTTGCTGCAGCGTTATTACCGCGCAGTGGTCCCGGCTGCGCTGATGGCACGCCTGCATGGGGTCTGTCCTGCGCTGCTGCGCCTGAGCGCGGCACGGCAAACGCTCACCGCCGCATCGTGCTCCCACCTGTGGCTGTCGGCGTTGCCTGGGATTGAATGGTCGCGTTCGTTTGGCGAGGCGCGGCAGTATCTGCACAACCGCGTGGTGCCTTCGGCAGAAAGCCGCAAGGAACGCGCAGACATGCTGCAGACCCAGTTATGGCTGCAGGATCAGCCGTGGCTGCGGCAGACCCAGGCGCGACGTCTAATAACGCGCCTGACTCGGCCAGTGCCGCGCACCGACATGTTGTACGTGGTGCGTGCGGCGCTGGATGGCTATCTGCAGCCGGCGTGAGATTACATTTCACGATGCGGCACGCGCCACACTGTGCCTTCAAAGAGCGAGTGCAAGGTCTCCGACAACAGCGCACCCTGCGTTACCACGCACATCAGCGCACTCAACGCAGCTGTTGCGGCTCACACAACTGACGATACACCTGCTCGAACAACCGCGTCGTCGATGCAGCGTCTTCACGGACGGCGCGGCACTGCGCCGCCCAGGCCAGACGCAAACGCAGTTCGTCGTCGCCGAGCACCTGACGGATGGCCTCAGCCATCCCGGCCCAATCGCCCGGTGGCACTGCCAGTGCCGAGATCGGTGCCCATTCGACCAAATGCCCGACGGCAGTGCCCACCGTCGGAACACCGGCAACGGCAGCTTCCAACAGCACCAACGGCCCGGCCTCGTGCAGCGAAGACATCACCAGCAGGTCGGCCGACAGCATGATCGGGCGCAACTCGCGCTGGGTCTTGAAGCCGAGAAAACGCACCTGTTGCTGCAAGCCGAGTTGCCGCACCAGACATTGCATGGCGCCATCTAATGTGTCGACGCCCACCATGTCCAGGGTGAAGGCGACACCGGCGCGCGTGAGTGCGGCCATCGCCTGCAACAAGGTGGTCTGATCCTTGACCGGGTTGAGGCTTGCGACATGCAGCAAGCGCGCAACGGATGCAGTGCGTGCCCGCGGCGCCACCGGTGGCCAGGCGCGCAGATCCACGCCCAGCGGCACGCGTTGCGCCGCGATGCCGAGCGCTTGCAACGACTCGATAATGGGCGCGCTTGCAGCCGTCACCTGATCGGCAAGCCGCAGGATCACTGCCTCGCGCAGACGCCCGCGCCAACGCCGGCGGCCGCCGTAGCCGATGCGATGCAACGCGACCAGCTCGCCGCCAGCGATATGCACCACGCTGGGACAGCGCAACAACTGGGCAGCGGTCACCGCGATCAAGCTGCAATAGCCCGAAAAAATGGCCTGGATCACATCGAACGACGCACGCCGGTGTTCATCGCCGATGGCAGCGATCGCACGTAGCCTTGTACGGTGAGCGCCGATGTTATGCACCTTTGCGCCGCGCAGGCTCCAGGTGGCGGGCAGCGGCTCTTGGTGCAGCACGAAGACGTGCACCTCGTGACTGCGTGCCAGCCACTCGATCAAGGTCAGAAATACCGGTATCACGCGGACTTCCCCGCTGCGATCCACACCACCCGGGACCACCAGTGCCAGTTTCATGCGCTGGGCCCCGGCGCGGCAGCGCGCAATTGCATGTAGGCCTGCACCCAGCGCTGGCCCACTGCGGCAAACGACAGGCGCGCGTCGAAGTGCGCGCGCACCTGAGTGCGTGAGGGACGCTGCCGCGAGACGCGTAGCAACAGTTCCGACAGTGCCGATGCATCGCCTACCGACCACAACTCGCCCACTGCGCCGTCATCGCTAAGCGCACGGAACGACGGAATTGCACTAAGTAGCGGCAGGCAACCGCAGGCGTAGGCTTCCAATGCGGCATACCCGCAGCTTTCTGCGTGGCTGGCAGAAACGAAGATGTCGGCCGCGCGCAACAGTTCCTGCACGCGCGCATGCTCGACCTTGCCCAGCAAATGCACGCACTTCGCCAGCTGCGGGTTTTCGCGCAGGCGCTGCTGCACCTGCTCCATCAGCGGTGCCTGGTCGAACACGCACCACAACCGCAAGCCGGGCACCATGCGCGCAGCCATGGCTACCGCGTCGAGCACGCAAAGCGGGTCCTTGGCTGGGCTTAAATGCCCGATCCACAACACACACGGATCGCCGTGCAAGCGCGTCTGCTCGCGTGCCTGCAACCGATCACCCGGCGTAAAGCGGCTGCTCGATTCGGGGATCGCAAACAACTGCGTGCTGCTGCGAAACAGCCGTGCGCGCGTGAACGGCTGCGCCAGCTCCAGCGAGGTGAACGCAATGCCGGCCGCGGCAGCATAGCGGGCGCGCCATCGGCTTCTGCTCCAACAGCGCGGCGGTCGGTTGGCGTGATCCTGCAGCAGGATCGGCACATGCGGCAGCAGGCGTTCCAGACGCCGCGCATCACCAGCGAACTCCAGGCCGTGCACATGCAGGACATCCGCCTCGATCTCACGCACCAACGCGGCAAGCGTGCGCGCACGAGGTGCGCTGCCACGCTGTTGCAGATCGGCAAAGCGGTAGTGCACGCCCTGCCGGCGCAGCTGGGTGTTCAAGGCAGATGCCTGGATGACCGACACACGCACCCCCGCGCTGGCGACGGCCTCGGCAATGTCGGCCAGCGTTGGCCAGTGCGCGAACACCTGCTCCGCACTCAGACCATCGGGTGTGGGAACCAGATTCAGCTGTGCGACGTGCAGGCTCATGTCGTCGACAGCGCTTGCACGTCGACTAACGCAACCTCGCCGCAATGCGCTGCGCTCGTAGCGTGCCACTGACGGGCAGCGTCTACGTCACAGACAGCCGATGCCGCGTGCAACATCTTGCTCACGCGACGCGTCGCAGCCGCAGCACCAGCGCAACCGGCACCTGCAACGCCGTCTGGTCGAAACGCGCACCGGCCGGAATATCCGCAGGGTCCAGCATCGGCTCGGCAACGGCTTCGATTGCGAAGCCGAGTGCGGTGCACGCCGAATGCCAGTGGCTGTAGAGATGTTGCGTATGCCGCACAGCGTAGTGCTGCCGGTCCGCTTTGAAATCGCGTCGCCAGCCCAGCGCGTGGCCGATCGGATGCACGTCGCTGCACAGCACGATGCCGCCGACGCGGGTGACGCGATGCAGTTCTTCCAGGGCGGGCCACAGCCGTTGCAGATGCCCCACCACCAGACCGCACACGCTGAGGTCGGCTACCGCATCGGGCATCGGCAACTGATCCAGCCTGCCTTGTTGCAAGCCAATCCGCGCGGCCTGCCACTCCTGCGCCAGCTCGGCGCCGGCACGTTGCAGCATCTGCGGCGACAGATCGACACCGGTGACATGCCTTGCGCCGCGGCGCAATGCGTGCAGCATGTAGCGGCCGCTGCCGCAACCGGCGTCCAGCACGTGCTGGCCCTGCAGGCTGGCCGGCATCAAGTCGAGCATGGCGCGTTCTTCGGCCAGCATCACCGGGTTGTGCGCGTGCGGCGGATACGCCTGCGCCCACAGCGCATATGCCGCGGCGGGTTCGAGGACCGGCACTGCGCTCACGAAAATGCTCCATCGGCAGCCAGCGCACGCGCAACCTGCGCGATGGTCTGCGCCGGTTGCTCCAGCGATACGCACTGCAGGCCGGGTTCGAGCGCGAGTACCGCCGGGTCTGCGAGCGTGGCATCAAGGAGTTTGGGCCGCCCATCCAGCAATACTTGCACCGTCGAGATGCCGGCCGCCTCGAACCACGGCGCAAAATCCGGATCGGCGATGCGCGGTTTGCCATCGCGGATGACCGCACGCAAGTCGCTGCGCTCGCAACCGATGATGCTGCTGGCGGGCTCGCCTCCACGGTCGCGCACGATCAGCAAATCCGCGGTGGCGTCGGGTGCAATACGTCCACGCGTGGTCATGCGCAAAATGCGCGCAGACTCACTGGTGGCCAGGCCAAGCAACAGATCTCGCGCCAGCCCGCTCGCGCTGGCGATGCGCAGTTCTTCCAGCAGGTCGCGTGCGCCGCTGATGCGTGAATCGCTGCCCAGCGCCAGCCGGCCGGCCATGCACAAGCGCCACGGGTCCAGCGTGCGGCCAAGCAGTGCCTGATTGCTGGACGGGCACCACACGACGGCGGCACCACGCGCAATCACCCGCTCGATATCCGGCTCGCTCATGCCCACGCCGTGGATCAACACCGTGTTGGCGGCCAGGCAACCGAGCCGGTCGAGTTCCTCGAGCTCAGCACGCGCTACGGCGTCGGTGCCTTCGGCCAGATGAATCATCCACGGATGCGTAGCCGGGGTTGCGGCGAAACTGCCTTGCACCGGCGGGCCATAGCCTGTCCAGCCCAGCGCGTAGCTCCAGCCGAACGCGCGCAGCACGCTCACCGGGAAATGCGCTTCATCCAGCGTGGCGTGCCATGGGTCGTGCTGCGCCACGCAGGTGACGCCGGCCAACAGGTTCTTCAAGCCCCCATGGCGCAGCCGTACCGCCTTGGGCACGCGCAGTGCGGCGGCAACATCCGGGTGCTGAAAATGCGCATGAAATGCCTCGATCCACGCATAGCTGTTGGCGAACGGCGCGGCCTGCGGCAGCGGCGGCACGCAGTTGACCTGCAGGTGCTCGTGCGCATTGATCAAGCCCGGTGCCAGCACATGCCCCTGCAGATCCAGGCGCAAGGTGCCGGTGCCGGGCGTGCCACCGAAGCGCCCCGCGCGGATGGTCACTGCGGTGCGCGACGCACCCGCTGCTGTCATCGCGCGCGCGCCCTGCAGGCAGACATCGGCCATGGCCATCGGCGCCTCCACTCAGCGCTTGCGCATCACGATCAGAAAGTGATCGCCCATGTCGCGTAGCAGCGGCAACCCACCCAGCCGATCGTCGCAGCGCCCCAGGCGCTCGGACAGGCGCGGATTGCGCTCGCAGAAATCCACCAGATACGGCGGCGGCAGGAACAGGCTCAATGCGCGGTAATCTTCCAGCACGAAATGCTTTTCGAACGCGCGGTAGAACTCGCGCGGCAGGTGGTACCAGGTCCAGATGGTGTGGCCGTTCATGCCCACCGCAATTG encodes:
- a CDS encoding B12-binding domain-containing radical SAM protein, whose translation is MPVSAHAAAALTWRQNESLVQMLNIQVSHSYFLRYDPKQWERGKPYPPLATLQIAALLRERGHALSLFDAMLADDVEDYTPALRAAQPDLVVFYEDNFNFLTKMCLSRMRDAACRMIGQARAAGCRVLVAGSDASDNPDVFLAAGAHAVLIGEGIAPLITLLARVEAQPDIATDQWLAGVAQIATSQPAVARVHPGAQPPDARLSGLPAWDLVDMPRYQRFWQQRHGYSSLNMAASRGCPFRCNWCAKPIWGNHYKRRGAEEVATEMIHLKRRFQPDHIWMADDIFGFHIDWVETFAQRLSDADGAIPFTIQTRADLASERMAAALARAGCMEAWIGAESGSQRILDKMTKGTQVGEVIAARERLGAQGIRVGFFIQLGYLGEELDDILATRALVTQANPDIIGVSVSYPLPGTKFYEEVKNQLGSKTHWQDSDDLAMMFRGAYDSEFYRSVRDLLHTQVDLQHARATMTASAFAQASEQLEARWSALIASEGQHRTEPLIHCAAR
- a CDS encoding nucleotidyltransferase family protein — encoded protein: MQPSLRIIKHCLYTATERLAQELAQPGDALPQWDRLQWQLAAAAAAAHGVSPLLQRRSLWQNAEWNTFLSEQRGHVEDRHRRIALLLTRIDAAARGAGIALVGLKGTALHRLGVYLPGDRPMADIDLLVEPEDAPAAATLLCELGYVASFEQWKHQVFKPMQGEAVAGLGEHRDAPINIELHTRIQERLPVRSVEITARIRPERPQPGLNPYPSIGALMCHLLLHAAGGICHRSIRLMHLHDLALLATRMGPRDWEELWEDASMPPWWALPPLLLLQRYYRAVVPAALMARLHGVCPALLRLSAARQTLTAASCSHLWLSALPGIEWSRSFGEARQYLHNRVVPSAESRKERADMLQTQLWLQDQPWLRQTQARRLITRLTRPVPRTDMLYVVRAALDGYLQPA
- a CDS encoding glycosyltransferase family 4 protein is translated as MKLALVVPGGVDRSGEVRVIPVFLTLIEWLARSHEVHVFVLHQEPLPATWSLRGAKVHNIGAHRTRLRAIAAIGDEHRRASFDVIQAIFSGYCSLIAVTAAQLLRCPSVVHIAGGELVALHRIGYGGRRRWRGRLREAVILRLADQVTAASAPIIESLQALGIAAQRVPLGVDLRAWPPVAPRARTASVARLLHVASLNPVKDQTTLLQAMAALTRAGVAFTLDMVGVDTLDGAMQCLVRQLGLQQQVRFLGFKTQRELRPIMLSADLLVMSSLHEAGPLVLLEAAVAGVPTVGTAVGHLVEWAPISALAVPPGDWAGMAEAIRQVLGDDELRLRLAWAAQCRAVREDAASTTRLFEQVYRQLCEPQQLR
- a CDS encoding glycosyltransferase family 4 protein, with translation MSLHVAQLNLVPTPDGLSAEQVFAHWPTLADIAEAVASAGVRVSVIQASALNTQLRRQGVHYRFADLQQRGSAPRARTLAALVREIEADVLHVHGLEFAGDARRLERLLPHVPILLQDHANRPPRCWSRSRWRARYAAAAGIAFTSLELAQPFTRARLFRSSTQLFAIPESSSRFTPGDRLQAREQTRLHGDPCVLWIGHLSPAKDPLCVLDAVAMAARMVPGLRLWCVFDQAPLMEQVQQRLRENPQLAKCVHLLGKVEHARVQELLRAADIFVSASHAESCGYAALEAYACGCLPLLSAIPSFRALSDDGAVGELWSVGDASALSELLLRVSRQRPSRTQVRAHFDARLSFAAVGQRWVQAYMQLRAAAPGPSA
- a CDS encoding class I SAM-dependent methyltransferase, producing the protein MSAVPVLEPAAAYALWAQAYPPHAHNPVMLAEERAMLDLMPASLQGQHVLDAGCGSGRYMLHALRRGARHVTGVDLSPQMLQRAGAELAQEWQAARIGLQQGRLDQLPMPDAVADLSVCGLVVGHLQRLWPALEELHRVTRVGGIVLCSDVHPIGHALGWRRDFKADRQHYAVRHTQHLYSHWHSACTALGFAIEAVAEPMLDPADIPAGARFDQTALQVPVALVLRLRRVA
- a CDS encoding amidohydrolase family protein, producing the protein MAMADVCLQGARAMTAAGASRTAVTIRAGRFGGTPGTGTLRLDLQGHVLAPGLINAHEHLQVNCVPPLPQAAPFANSYAWIEAFHAHFQHPDVAAALRVPKAVRLRHGGLKNLLAGVTCVAQHDPWHATLDEAHFPVSVLRAFGWSYALGWTGYGPPVQGSFAATPATHPWMIHLAEGTDAVARAELEELDRLGCLAANTVLIHGVGMSEPDIERVIARGAAVVWCPSSNQALLGRTLDPWRLCMAGRLALGSDSRISGARDLLEELRIASASGLARDLLLGLATSESARILRMTTRGRIAPDATADLLIVRDRGGEPASSIIGCERSDLRAVIRDGKPRIADPDFAPWFEAAGISTVQVLLDGRPKLLDATLADPAVLALEPGLQCVSLEQPAQTIAQVARALAADGAFS